GGAACTTCTGCTGCGCATCAACGCGATCTTGCGGCGCGTGCCCGAGGCGGTGACGGCGGGGCCGAAATATCTGTCGCTTGGTCCGCTGCGCTATGATCTCGACCGCGGCGAGCTGAGCCAGGGCGATCAGCCGGTGCGACTCACCGCGACCGAGGCCGCGCTGATGCGAATCTTCGCCGCCCATGCGGGCGAGGTGATCGGGCGCACCGAGCTGATCGAGGAGCTGGGCCGGGACCGTTCCGCCAGCGCCGAGGAGGCCGCGGGCGACCGCGCCGTCGATGTGCAGATCACCCGTCTGCGCCGCAAGATCGAGCCCGACCCGCGCGAACCGCGCTACCTGCAGACGGTGCGCGGACTTGGCTACATGCTTGCACCCGATTGAGGCCTGCAAGCGCCTGCCCCAGCGACAAAAAAGCGCGAATCGGGCCGAGCCGCGGCTTTTCGCCTCACCCTCTTGTGAATGTATGCTGGACTGCGGGTTTCCCGGACGCTAAACGGGCACTGTCCGGCCGCATTCTGTGTGGCCCGCAAAGGCGCATCGACTTGAATTTCAAGTTCGGGGAAGGGAGAAGACACGTGTCCCACGCAGAAGACAACGCAGGCACTCGGAGGGATTTCCTCTATCATGCCACCGCCGCCACCGGGGTGGTGGTGACCGGCGCGGCCGTCTGGCCGTTGATCAACCAAATGAACGCTTCGGCCGACGTCAAGGCGATGGCATCGATCTTCGTCGATGTCTCGGCGGTCGAGGTGGGCACCCAGCTGACCGTGAAATGGCGCGGCAAGCCGGTGTTCATCCGGCGTCGCGACGAAAAGGACATCGAGCTGGCCCGCTCGGTGCCGCTTGGGGCGCTGCGCGACACCTCGGCGGAGAACGCGAACAAGCCGGGCGCCGAGGCGACCGACGAAAACCGCACGCTTCCGGCCTTTGACGGCACCAACACCGGCGAGTGGCTGGTGATGCTTGGCGTGTGCACCCACCTCGGCTGCGTGCCGATGGGCGACAAGTCGGGTGATTTCGGCGGCTGGTTCTGCCCCTGCCACGGCTCGCACTACGATTCGGCGGGCCGCATCCGCAAGGGTCCCGCGCCGCGCAACCTCGACATTCCGGTCGCGGCCTTCGTCGACGAAACCACGATCAAGCTGGGCTGAGGGGAAAGACACATGTCCGGAATTCCGCACGACCATTACGAGCCCAAGACGGGCATCGAGAAGTGGCTGCACGACCGCCTGCCGATCGTCGGCCTTGTCTATGACACCATCATGATCCCGACGCCGAAGAACCTGAACTGGTGGTGGATCTGGGGGATCGTCCTTGCCTTCACGCTGGTGCTGCAGATCGTCACCGGCATCGTGCTGGCGATGCACTACACGCCGCATGTCGACCTGGCCTTCGCCTCGGTCGAGCACATCATGCGCGACGTGAACGGTGGCTGGGCGATGCGCTACATCCACGCCAACGGCGCCTCGCTTTTCTTCCTGGCCGTCTACATCCACATCTTCCGCGGTCTCTACTACGGCTCCTACAAGGCCCCGCGCGAGATCACCTGGATCGTCGGCATGGTCATCTATCTGCTGATGATGGGCACCGCCTTCATGGGCTACGTGCTGCCGTGGGGCCAGATGTCGTTCTGGGGCGCCACCGTGATCACCGGCCTGTTTGGCGCGATCCCGGGCATCGGGCCGAGCATCCAGGCCTGGCTGCTGGGCGGGCCGGCCGTCGACAACGCGACGCTGAACCGCTTCTTCTCGCTGCACTATCTGCTGCCCTTCGTGATCGCGGCGCTGGTCGCCATCCACATCTGGGCCTTCCACACCACCGGCAACAACAACCCGACCGGGGTTGAAGTCCGCCGCACCTCGAAAGCCGATGCCGAAAAGGACACCCTGCCCTTCTGGCCGTATTTCGTGATCAAGGACCTGTTCGCGCTGGCCCTCGTGCTGCTCGGCTTCTTCGCCGTCGTCGCCTACATGCCGAACTACCTCGGCCACCCGGACAACTACGTCCAGGCCAACCCGCTCTCGACCCCGGCGCATATCGTTCCGGAATGGTACTTCCTGCCGTTCTACGCGATCCTGCGCGCCTTTGCCGCCGACGTCTGGGTGGTGATCCTGGTCGATGGCCTGACCTTCGGCATCGTCGATGCGAAGTTCTTCGGCGTGATCGCGATGTTCGGCGCCATCGCCGTGATGGCTCTGGCTCCGTGGCTCGACACCTCCAAGGTCCGTTCGGGCGCCTATCGTCCGAAGTTCCGGATGTGGTTCTGGTTCCTCGTGCTCGACTTCGTGGTGCTGACCTGGGTGGGCGCGATGCCGACCGAGTATCCCTATGACTGGATCTCGCTCATCGCTTCGACCTACTGGTTCGCCTACTTCCTCGTGATCCTGCCGCTTCTGGGCGCGACCGAGAAACCGGAACCGATCCCGGCCTCGATCGAGGAAGACTTCAACAGCCACTACGGCAATCCGGCCGAGTGAGGAAAGGAACCGACATCATGAAAAAACTTCTGATCTCTGCGGTTTCGGCCCTGGTGCTCGGCTCTGGCGCGGCCTTTGCGAACTCCAACGTTCCGGATCACGCCTTCAGCTTCGAAGGGATCTTCGGCAAGTACGATCAGGCGCAGCTGCGCCGCGGCTTCCAGGTCTACAACGAAGTCTGCTCGGCCTGCCACGGCATGAAGTTCGTGCCGATCCGCACGCTGGCCGATGACGGCGGCCCGCAGCTCGACCCGACCTTCGTGCGGGAATATGCGGCCGGCCTCGACACGATCATCGACAAGGACTCGGGCGAAGAGCGCGACCGCAAGGAAACCGACATGTTCCCGACCCGCGTCGGCGACGGCATGGGCCCGGACCTGTCGGTGATGGCGAAGGCGCGGGCGGGCTTCTCGGGCCCGGCCGGTTCCGGCATGAACCAGCTCTTCAAGGGCATGGGCGGTCCGGAATACATCTACAACTACGTCATCGGTTTCGAAGAAAACCCGGAATGCGCCCCGGAAGGGATCGATGGCTACTACTACAACAAGACCTTCCAGATCGGCGGCGTGCCGGACACCTGCAAGGACGCCGCGGGCGTGAAGATCACCCACGGCAGCTGGGCGCGCATGCCCCCGCCGCTGGTGGATGATCAGGTCACCTACGAGGACGGCACCCCGGCCACCGTCGATCAGATGGCCCAGGACGTCTCGGCCTTCCTGATGTGGGCCGCGGAACCGAAACTGGTGGCGCGCAAGCAGATGGGTCTGGTCGCGATGGTCATGCTCGGCCTGCTGAGCGTGATGCTTTACCTGACCAACAAGCGTCTTTGGGCGCCCTACAAGGGCCACAAGGCCTGAGAGACGCCGGACAGCTGAAACGGAAACGCGCCCCACGGGGCGCGTTTTGCTTTTCCGCAACGGGAGAGACGACAGGCCGCCGGGGGGGACCCTGGGGGGCTGGGGGGGGCCCTGCCCGCTCAGCCGCGGGCGCCGTAACGGGCGAGAAACATCTCGATCGCGCCCTCGATCACCCGGTCGCGGCGCGCGGGCGGATAATCCGAGGTCACGCCACACAGGAAGCCGTGATAGGCATCGACCTTGCACAGCTCGGCGAACTGATCGGCGGCCAGATCGAAATCCTCGATCACCAGATCGCCCCGCGCCACCGCCGTCCGCAGATATTCGACCATGCGCGCGCGCACCAGAAGCGGCCCCGAGGCATAGAACTGCTGGCCAAGCGCCGGAAAGCGGTCGGTCTCGGCCATGCACAGCCGATAGGTCTGCAGCCCCAGCGGCGAGGTGATGTAATCGATCAGCTTGTGGCCCGCATAGCGCAGCACCTCGCGCACCGGCCTGTCGCCCGCATTGATGAATTCCAGCGCTTCATCGGCCTGGCGCTGGCATTCGCCCGTCGCGATCGCCATGAACAGCAGCCGCTTGTCCGGGAAATAGCTGTAGAGTGTCGCCTTGGACACCCCCGCCTCGCGCGCGATGTCATCGACCGAAGCGCCCTCGAACCCGTCGCGCAGAAACACTTTCCGCGCGCCGTCAAGGACCTGGTCGAACTTGCGTCCCTTCTTGATACCGACTTGAACCTGCGTCATGACAAGCCCGCCTCCACGGGCGTCTTACCTTAGACCCTGGCCGGACCACGGGCAAGCCGCGCCGCTGCGCCGCCCGGTTGCGACGGCGGCGCCATCCGGCCCTTGCCCCCGCGCCCGGGCACGCTAGACTGAGGCCATGTTCAAATTCCTGACGGGCCTTCTGGCCGATCCGCATCCGAAGCCGCTGACCGCGGATGACGCCGACCTTGCGCTGGCGGCGCTTCTTGTGCGGCTCGCACGCGCGGATGACCGCTATGACGAGGACGAGCGTTTCCACATCGATCAGGTGCTTTGCGCACGTTCCGGCCTGTCGCAGGCCGAGGCGGCCGAGCTGCGCGCCCGCGCCGAGGCGCTGGAAGCCGAGGCCCCCGACACCGTGCGCTTCACCCGCGCGCTGAAGGACAAGATCGCCTATGAAGACCGCATCGGCGTGATCGAGGCGCTGTGGCAGGTGGCGCTGGCCGATGACGCGCGCAACCCCGAGGAAGACGCGCTGATCCGCCTCGCCGCCCGGTTGCTGGGCGTGTCCGACCGCGATTCGGGTCTGGCGCGGCAAAGGGTAGCGGCCGGGCTTTGCTGACCCGGGGCATTGCCCGATCTTGCGGCATCTGCCCGGGCTTTTGGCGGCTTCCCCGGCGACAGACGCAAGTCGCCCGTTGCATTTGCCCCCGAAATCGCGCCAACTTGACCGACCGGACAAAGAGAAGCCGCAAAGTGACCAACAGCCCGACTGCCCCGATCCAAGCCGCGCCCGTCATCGAAATCAGGGACCTGCACAAGAGCTACGGCGCCCTTGAAGTGCTCAAGGGCGTGTCGATCCGTGCCGAACGCGGCACGGTCGTGTCGCTGATCGGCTCTTCGGGCTCCGGCAAATCGACGCTTTTGCGCTGCTGCAACCTGCTCGAGGACAGCCAGTCCGGCGAGGTGATCTTTTCGGGCGAGGCGGTGACCTGGACCGGCACCGGCCTTGCGCGCCGCCCCGCCGACCGGGCGCAGGTAACGCGGTTTCGCACCAACCTGTCGATGGTGTTCCAGCAGTTCAACCTCTGGAGCCACATGACGATCCTGCAAAATGTCATGGAAGCGCCGGTGACGGTTCTGGGCCGCAAACCGGCCGAAGTCGAACCGCTCGCCCGCAGCCTTCTGGCCAAGGTCGGCATCGGCGACAAAGCCGACGCCTGGCCCGCGCAGCTCTCGGGCGGCCAGCAGCAACGCGCCGCCATCGCCCGCGCGCTCTGCATGCAGCCGCAGGCGCTTTTGTTCGACGAGCCGACCTCGGCGCTCGATCCCGAATTGCAGCAGGAAGTGGTCAGGGTGATCAAGGATCTGGCCGCCGAACATCGCACGATGATCCTTGTGACGCATGACATGCGGCTTGCGGCCGATGTCTCCGATCATGTCGTTTTCCTGCATCAGGGCCGGATCGAGGAAGAGGGCCCGCCCGAGACCCTGTTTGGCGCGCCGAAATCGGAACGTCTGAAGCAATTCCTGTCGGCGACGCTGCCGGCGTAAGAAGAACAACAAGACCCCAACCGTGGAGAGAGCCATGAAGAAGCTGATCCTGACCGTCGCCGCGCTGGCGCTGAGCGCAGGCACCGCCCTTGCGGGCGATGTCGTGCGCATGGGCACCGAGGGCGCCTATCCTCCCTACAACTTCATCAACGACAAGGGCGAGGTGGACGGGTTCGAACGCGAACTGGGCGACACGCTTTGCGCCAAGGCCGCGCTGAAATGCGAGTGGGTGACGAATGAATGGGACAGCATCATCCCGAACCTGCTCTCGGGCAACTATGACACGATCATCGCGGGCATGAGCATCACCGACGAGCGCAAGCAGACGATCGATTTCAGCGACAATTACAACCCGCCCGCCGCCTCGGCCTATGTGGCGACCAAGGCGGATGCCGATCTCAAGGGCGTCGTCGCGGCGCAGGTGGGCACGATCCAGGCCGATTACGTGGCGAAATCGGGCGCGACGCTTCTGGAATTCCCGACGCTCGATGACACCATTGCCGCGGTGAAGAACGGCGAGGCCGATGCGGTCTTTGCCGACAAGGACGCGCTCAAGCCCTTCGTCACCGAGGGCGGCGAGATCATGTGGACCGGGTCCGACGTGCCGCTGGGCGGCGGCATCGGCATCGGCCTGCGCAAGTCGGACACCGAGCTGAAGGCGAAGTTCAACACCGCCATCGCCGCGATGAAAGCCGACGGCTCGCTGAATGCGATGATCAAGAAGTGGTTCGGCGACGACGCGCCGGTGTTCTGAGAAAGAGCCTCCGGCGGGCGTATTGGACCGAGGAGAGCCCCGGGTTTCTTCTTGGTGCAAATACGCCCCCGCCGGAGGCGCCCCTGACCCATGTTCGACATCTGCGCCGATCCGAAATCCCTCGAGGGCCTGGCCTGGGCTCTGTGCTACCTGACCACGGGCAAGCATCTGCTGTTTTATGGCTCGTTCTTCGTGGTTCTGGCGCTGATGCTGATCGTGGCGCCGATCGCGCTGGCTTTCGGCTTTGGCGGCGCGATTGCGGCGCGCTCCTCCGTGCTGCCGCTGCGCCTGTTCGGCAAGGCCTATACGGCGATGGTGCGCGGCGTGCCCGACATCGTGTTTTTCCTGTTCGTGCCCGTGGCGATGGACCAGGGGCTGGAATATCTGCGCCATCTCTGGGCCTGCCCGCCCTCTGACGGTCCGGTCTGGTCGAACGGCGAATTCGCCGTCTGCGCCGCGGCAAAGCTGCCGCTCTCGACCGCGCCGCAGATCTGGCACGAGATCTACGGCTTCGGCCTGGCCGTGATTGCCTTTTCCATCGTCTTCGGCGCCTTTGCCGCCAATGTGCTTTACGGCGCGATGAATGCGGTGCCAAAGGCACAGCTGGAAACCGCCGAGGCCTATGGCATGACCACCGCGCAGGTGCGGTCCCGCATCCTGATCCCGCAGATGTGGACCTATGCGCTGCCCGGCCTGTCCAACCTCTGGATGATCCTGATCAAGGCGACGCCGCTTCTGTTCCTGCTCGGCGTCGAGGACATCGTCTATTGGGCGCGGGAACTTGGCGCCACGAAATCGGCCCTTTACGACTATCCGCATGGCGACTGGCGCGTCTGGTATGTGCTGGCGCTGCTTGTCTATTACCTGGGCATGACCAAGGTTTCGGAACGCGTGCTGGACCGGGTGACCAACCGTCTGTCCAAGGGACAGGCGACGATGGCGGGCGAAGCGCAACGGAAGGCCGCGGCATGAGCGACAGCTGCACGCAGATCATCGCGGATTACGCCTTCCGCTCGCTGGGCTATGGCAAGCGCGTGCTGCCGCGCAGTGACTTCACGCTCTGCCATGAATTCACCCTGATCGGCTCGGGGCTGATCTGGAACGTCTATTTCGGCACGCTGGCGCTGTTTTTCGGCTTCTTCGCCGCCACGGCGCTGGCGCTGGCCAAGGCCTCGCCCCGGGGCTGGCTGCGCCGCCCGGCCGAGGCCTTCATCTTCGTCTTCCGCGGCTCGCCGCTTTTCATCCAGTTCTTCCTGGCCTACGAGATCCTGGTGCAGCTGCCGAAAGCGGGGATCACGCTGGGCGGGCTGATCATCCCGACCGACTGGACCACCTCGGCCTGGGCGGGGGCGCTTCTGGTTCTGTTTCTCAACACCTCCGCCTATTCGGCCGAGATCTTCCACGGCGCGCTGATGGCAGTGCCCAAGGGCGACATCGAGGCCGCCGATGCCTATGGCCTGACCGGCTGGCAGAAGTTCCGCCGCATTCTCTGGCCCACGACCTTGCGCCTGGCCTGGCCCGCCTATACCAACGAGGCGATCTTTCTGTTTCACGCGACGACGATCGTCTTCTTCTCCGGCTTTCCGGCGTATCAGCAGCGCGGCGACGCGCTTTATTACGCCAAGTTCTTCGCGGACAAGACTTTCAACCCATTCATCCCCTACCCGATTGCCGCCTTCTACTTCATTCTGGTCACGTTGACGCTGATCGGGTTGTTCGGGATGATCAACCGCCGTCTGAACCGGCATCTTCCGGGGCAATCCCGCCCCAAGCTGAGGATCAGACCGCAAATCATCAGGTGAGGACATGGACTGGCTGAAGGAGCATCCCGAGGTGCGCACCATTCGCGTGGCTGCGGCGGACCTCAACGGGGTGGCAAGGGGTAAGCGCATACCCGCACGTTTCGCAAGCAAGGTTTTTTCCGAGGGAACACGGTTTCCGTTCTCGGTGATGAACCTCGACATCTGGGGCGAGGACATCGAGGAAAGTCCGCTGGTGTTTGAAACCGGCGACTGCGATGGCCTGTTGCGCCCGACCGAGAGGGGCTTCATGCCGATGCCCTGGCTCGAGGCACCGACGGCGCTTCTGCCGATCTGGATGTTTCACATGGATGGCCGCCCCTATTCGGGCGATCCACGGCAGGCGCTGGCGCGGGTCAAGGACCGCTACACCGAAAAGGGCCTGACGCCCGTGGTGGCGACGGAACTTGAATTCTTCCTGATCGACGACAGCGGCACGAAGCTGCGCGTGCCGCCCTCGCCCCGTTCCGGCAAGCGCCGCACCGGGGGGGAAATCCTGTCGCTGCGGGCGCTTGACGCCTTTGACGGCTTCTTCACCGCGCTTTACGAGGCCTGCGAGGTGATGGACATTCCCGCAGATACGGCGATTTCCGAGGCCGGCCCGGGGCAGTTCGAGATCAACCTGATGCATCAGGCCGATCCGCTGAAGGCCGCCGATGACACCTGGCTGTTCAAGATGCTGGTCAAGGGTCTGGCGCGGCAGCACGGCTTTGCCGCCTCGTTCATGGCGAAACCCTATGATCTGTGGTCGGGCAACGGGATGCACACGCATTTCTCGATCCTCGATCAGAACGGCGAGAACATCTTCAACGATGGCACCGAAAAGGGCTCGGATGCGCTGCGGTCCGCGGTGGCGGGCTGTCTGGCGGCGCTGCCGGGATCGACGCTGATCTTTGCGCCGCATCAGAACAGCTACACCCGGCTGGTGCCCAATGCCCATGCGCCCACGGGCATCGGCTGGGCCTATGAGAACCGCACCGCGGCCTTGCGGATCCCGTCTTCGGGGCCCGCGGCGCGGCGGATCGAGCATCGGGTGGCGGGGGGCGACGTGAACCCCTATCTGATGATCGCGGCGATCCTTGGTGCGGCGCTGGTCGGGCTTGAAGACAAGATGGTCCCCGACGAGCCGATCGTCGGCAATGCCTATGCGCAATATCTGCCGCAGCTGCCCGCAACGTGGAACCTCGCGATCAACCAGTTCGACAGCTG
This DNA window, taken from Rhodobacter capsulatus SB 1003, encodes the following:
- a CDS encoding transporter substrate-binding domain-containing protein, producing the protein MKKLILTVAALALSAGTALAGDVVRMGTEGAYPPYNFINDKGEVDGFERELGDTLCAKAALKCEWVTNEWDSIIPNLLSGNYDTIIAGMSITDERKQTIDFSDNYNPPAASAYVATKADADLKGVVAAQVGTIQADYVAKSGATLLEFPTLDDTIAAVKNGEADAVFADKDALKPFVTEGGEIMWTGSDVPLGGGIGIGLRKSDTELKAKFNTAIAAMKADGSLNAMIKKWFGDDAPVF
- a CDS encoding ABC transporter ATP-binding protein, with protein sequence MTNSPTAPIQAAPVIEIRDLHKSYGALEVLKGVSIRAERGTVVSLIGSSGSGKSTLLRCCNLLEDSQSGEVIFSGEAVTWTGTGLARRPADRAQVTRFRTNLSMVFQQFNLWSHMTILQNVMEAPVTVLGRKPAEVEPLARSLLAKVGIGDKADAWPAQLSGGQQQRAAIARALCMQPQALLFDEPTSALDPELQQEVVRVIKDLAAEHRTMILVTHDMRLAADVSDHVVFLHQGRIEEEGPPETLFGAPKSERLKQFLSATLPA
- a CDS encoding ABC transporter permease, whose translation is MFDICADPKSLEGLAWALCYLTTGKHLLFYGSFFVVLALMLIVAPIALAFGFGGAIAARSSVLPLRLFGKAYTAMVRGVPDIVFFLFVPVAMDQGLEYLRHLWACPPSDGPVWSNGEFAVCAAAKLPLSTAPQIWHEIYGFGLAVIAFSIVFGAFAANVLYGAMNAVPKAQLETAEAYGMTTAQVRSRILIPQMWTYALPGLSNLWMILIKATPLLFLLGVEDIVYWARELGATKSALYDYPHGDWRVWYVLALLVYYLGMTKVSERVLDRVTNRLSKGQATMAGEAQRKAAA
- the petA gene encoding ubiquinol-cytochrome c reductase iron-sulfur subunit yields the protein MSHAEDNAGTRRDFLYHATAATGVVVTGAAVWPLINQMNASADVKAMASIFVDVSAVEVGTQLTVKWRGKPVFIRRRDEKDIELARSVPLGALRDTSAENANKPGAEATDENRTLPAFDGTNTGEWLVMLGVCTHLGCVPMGDKSGDFGGWFCPCHGSHYDSAGRIRKGPAPRNLDIPVAAFVDETTIKLG
- a CDS encoding TetR/AcrR family transcriptional regulator, producing MTQVQVGIKKGRKFDQVLDGARKVFLRDGFEGASVDDIAREAGVSKATLYSYFPDKRLLFMAIATGECQRQADEALEFINAGDRPVREVLRYAGHKLIDYITSPLGLQTYRLCMAETDRFPALGQQFYASGPLLVRARMVEYLRTAVARGDLVIEDFDLAADQFAELCKVDAYHGFLCGVTSDYPPARRDRVIEGAIEMFLARYGARG
- a CDS encoding response regulator codes for the protein MSASPPHLLIVDDDERIRGLLQKFLIRNGFLVTAGRDAAHARRLLSGLEFNLIVLDVMMPGEDGLSLTRDLRTKMATPILLLTARGETRERIEGLEAGADDYLPKPFEPKELLLRINAILRRVPEAVTAGPKYLSLGPLRYDLDRGELSQGDQPVRLTATEAALMRIFAAHAGEVIGRTELIEELGRDRSASAEEAAGDRAVDVQITRLRRKIEPDPREPRYLQTVRGLGYMLAPD
- a CDS encoding cytochrome c1; translation: MKKLLISAVSALVLGSGAAFANSNVPDHAFSFEGIFGKYDQAQLRRGFQVYNEVCSACHGMKFVPIRTLADDGGPQLDPTFVREYAAGLDTIIDKDSGEERDRKETDMFPTRVGDGMGPDLSVMAKARAGFSGPAGSGMNQLFKGMGGPEYIYNYVIGFEENPECAPEGIDGYYYNKTFQIGGVPDTCKDAAGVKITHGSWARMPPPLVDDQVTYEDGTPATVDQMAQDVSAFLMWAAEPKLVARKQMGLVAMVMLGLLSVMLYLTNKRLWAPYKGHKA
- a CDS encoding tellurite resistance TerB family protein, which codes for MFKFLTGLLADPHPKPLTADDADLALAALLVRLARADDRYDEDERFHIDQVLCARSGLSQAEAAELRARAEALEAEAPDTVRFTRALKDKIAYEDRIGVIEALWQVALADDARNPEEDALIRLAARLLGVSDRDSGLARQRVAAGLC
- a CDS encoding ABC transporter permease, with protein sequence MSDSCTQIIADYAFRSLGYGKRVLPRSDFTLCHEFTLIGSGLIWNVYFGTLALFFGFFAATALALAKASPRGWLRRPAEAFIFVFRGSPLFIQFFLAYEILVQLPKAGITLGGLIIPTDWTTSAWAGALLVLFLNTSAYSAEIFHGALMAVPKGDIEAADAYGLTGWQKFRRILWPTTLRLAWPAYTNEAIFLFHATTIVFFSGFPAYQQRGDALYYAKFFADKTFNPFIPYPIAAFYFILVTLTLIGLFGMINRRLNRHLPGQSRPKLRIRPQIIR
- a CDS encoding glutamine synthetase family protein yields the protein MDWLKEHPEVRTIRVAAADLNGVARGKRIPARFASKVFSEGTRFPFSVMNLDIWGEDIEESPLVFETGDCDGLLRPTERGFMPMPWLEAPTALLPIWMFHMDGRPYSGDPRQALARVKDRYTEKGLTPVVATELEFFLIDDSGTKLRVPPSPRSGKRRTGGEILSLRALDAFDGFFTALYEACEVMDIPADTAISEAGPGQFEINLMHQADPLKAADDTWLFKMLVKGLARQHGFAASFMAKPYDLWSGNGMHTHFSILDQNGENIFNDGTEKGSDALRSAVAGCLAALPGSTLIFAPHQNSYTRLVPNAHAPTGIGWAYENRTAALRIPSSGPAARRIEHRVAGGDVNPYLMIAAILGAALVGLEDKMVPDEPIVGNAYAQYLPQLPATWNLAINQFDSCPLIKRIFEEELIENFLMTKRQEIHYMAELSEEEQTELYLDTV
- the petB gene encoding proton-pumping cytochrome bc1 complex subunit PetB — protein: MSGIPHDHYEPKTGIEKWLHDRLPIVGLVYDTIMIPTPKNLNWWWIWGIVLAFTLVLQIVTGIVLAMHYTPHVDLAFASVEHIMRDVNGGWAMRYIHANGASLFFLAVYIHIFRGLYYGSYKAPREITWIVGMVIYLLMMGTAFMGYVLPWGQMSFWGATVITGLFGAIPGIGPSIQAWLLGGPAVDNATLNRFFSLHYLLPFVIAALVAIHIWAFHTTGNNNPTGVEVRRTSKADAEKDTLPFWPYFVIKDLFALALVLLGFFAVVAYMPNYLGHPDNYVQANPLSTPAHIVPEWYFLPFYAILRAFAADVWVVILVDGLTFGIVDAKFFGVIAMFGAIAVMALAPWLDTSKVRSGAYRPKFRMWFWFLVLDFVVLTWVGAMPTEYPYDWISLIASTYWFAYFLVILPLLGATEKPEPIPASIEEDFNSHYGNPAE